In one window of Nocardiopsis aegyptia DNA:
- a CDS encoding SDR family NAD(P)-dependent oxidoreductase, which produces MIRWTLPAALAAGRWALSRRRRRRRRARPVELVPWAVAGAAAGVSASVLAEHRRATLLRGRAVLVTGGSRGLGLRLAREFGSYGASVAVCGRDRDRLDRAVAGLAGRGIRAHGIQCDLADPEQARAMVEEAAERLGGLDVVVNNAGVLRVGPRATMTTADLEEAMAVMFWGPYHVARAAWERLRESQGSLVTITSIGGHLAPPHLWPYACAKAAQVALSEGLAAESLGTGVRVTTVVPGLMRTGSHRAVLFSGAPEREYAWFALCAGLPLLSMSADRAARRVVRATVRGHGYVVLTPAARLGMAAHGLAPGLTQRVSALAGWLLPAVPPEPEERPGTEAAVQGVPGQVLDALTALNEDAARRLNQPARAGSAPPGGGASEPDPGRSA; this is translated from the coding sequence ATGATCCGGTGGACGCTACCCGCGGCCCTGGCCGCCGGGCGCTGGGCCCTGTCCCGGCGCCGGCGGCGACGCCGCCGAGCACGCCCGGTGGAGCTGGTCCCGTGGGCGGTCGCCGGAGCGGCGGCGGGGGTCTCCGCCTCGGTGCTGGCCGAGCACCGCCGCGCCACCCTGTTGAGGGGCAGGGCCGTCCTCGTCACGGGCGGCTCCCGAGGGCTCGGGCTGCGGCTCGCCCGCGAGTTCGGCTCCTACGGCGCGTCCGTCGCCGTGTGCGGCCGGGACCGCGACCGGCTGGACCGGGCCGTCGCCGGGCTCGCCGGACGCGGGATCCGCGCGCACGGCATCCAGTGCGACCTGGCCGATCCCGAACAGGCGCGGGCCATGGTGGAGGAGGCCGCCGAGCGGCTCGGCGGCCTGGACGTGGTGGTCAACAACGCGGGCGTGCTGCGGGTGGGACCGCGCGCCACCATGACGACCGCGGACCTGGAGGAGGCCATGGCCGTCATGTTCTGGGGCCCGTACCACGTCGCCCGCGCCGCCTGGGAACGGCTGCGGGAGTCCCAGGGCTCACTCGTCACCATCACCTCCATCGGGGGCCACCTGGCGCCGCCGCACCTGTGGCCCTACGCCTGCGCGAAGGCCGCGCAGGTCGCGCTCTCCGAGGGGCTCGCCGCCGAGAGCCTGGGCACCGGAGTCCGTGTGACCACGGTGGTTCCCGGCCTCATGCGCACCGGCTCGCACCGGGCCGTCCTCTTCTCCGGGGCCCCGGAGCGCGAGTACGCCTGGTTCGCCCTGTGCGCGGGGCTGCCCCTGCTGTCGATGAGTGCCGACCGGGCCGCGCGCCGCGTCGTGCGCGCCACGGTCCGCGGCCACGGCTACGTCGTCCTGACCCCGGCGGCCCGTCTGGGGATGGCCGCGCACGGCCTGGCGCCGGGCCTGACGCAGCGGGTGTCGGCGCTGGCCGGATGGCTCCTGCCCGCGGTGCCGCCCGAACCGGAGGAGCGGCCGGGCACCGAGGCGGCGGTCCAGGGGGTGCCGGGACAGGTCCTGGACG
- a CDS encoding ATP-grasp domain-containing protein, translating into MDNVFVVGMEEHNRQVLLRTPSAEHCRFHELLPLEELRDDKVDIEEMLAKARRILDGFDGSVDAIVGYWDFPVTLMVPILCAEYGLRSPALESVVRCEHKYWSRLEQSKVIDEHPAFALVQLDDTEPPELGFPMWVKPVKSASSDLAFRVDDDRDFEEALRKLREGIDRIGVPFEQILAHVDLPPEIASVGGRSCLAEAALHGVQVAVEGYVHQGEPVVYSTLDSVDYPGSPAFLCHRYPSELPEEVSRRMAEVATKAIRQVGLDNTLFSVEFFYDPVEDRLDVVEINPRHSQAHAELFELVDGIPNHERMLRLALGRSPDLPAGGGEYAVAGQWFHRRFGEDGVPVRVPTDEEVRELEEALPGVSIEIVPDRGVPLTELDAQDSYSFELAKITIGAQDGVAMRAKYERCVEGMRFEFDTD; encoded by the coding sequence GTGGACAACGTCTTCGTGGTCGGCATGGAGGAGCACAACCGCCAGGTCCTGCTCAGGACCCCGAGCGCCGAGCACTGCCGCTTCCACGAACTGCTGCCCCTGGAGGAACTGCGCGACGACAAGGTCGACATCGAGGAGATGCTGGCCAAGGCCAGGCGGATCCTGGACGGCTTCGACGGCTCGGTCGACGCGATCGTCGGCTACTGGGACTTTCCCGTCACGCTGATGGTGCCGATCCTGTGCGCGGAGTACGGCCTCCGGTCCCCCGCCCTGGAGTCCGTGGTCAGGTGCGAGCACAAGTACTGGAGCAGGCTCGAACAGAGCAAGGTCATCGACGAGCACCCGGCGTTCGCGCTGGTGCAGCTCGACGACACCGAACCGCCCGAGCTCGGGTTCCCGATGTGGGTCAAGCCGGTGAAGTCCGCCTCGTCGGACCTGGCCTTCCGCGTCGACGACGACCGTGACTTCGAGGAGGCCCTGCGGAAGCTGCGAGAGGGGATCGACCGGATCGGAGTCCCCTTCGAACAGATCCTCGCCCACGTGGACCTCCCACCGGAGATCGCGTCCGTGGGCGGCAGGAGCTGTCTGGCCGAAGCGGCCCTGCACGGTGTCCAGGTGGCGGTCGAGGGCTACGTGCACCAGGGCGAACCCGTCGTCTACAGCACTCTGGACTCGGTCGACTATCCGGGCAGCCCGGCCTTCCTGTGCCACCGGTACCCCTCGGAACTGCCGGAGGAGGTGAGCCGCCGCATGGCCGAGGTGGCCACGAAGGCCATCCGCCAGGTCGGTCTGGACAACACGCTGTTCAGCGTCGAGTTCTTCTACGACCCGGTCGAGGACCGGCTCGACGTCGTGGAGATCAACCCCCGGCACTCCCAGGCGCACGCCGAGCTGTTCGAGCTGGTGGACGGCATCCCCAACCACGAGCGCATGCTCCGGCTGGCGCTCGGGCGGAGCCCCGACCTGCCCGCCGGCGGCGGGGAGTACGCCGTGGCCGGCCAGTGGTTCCACCGCAGGTTCGGGGAGGACGGCGTCCCCGTGCGCGTCCCCACCGACGAGGAGGTCCGCGAGCTGGAGGAGGCCCTGCCGGGCGTCTCGATCGAGATCGTCCCCGACCGGGGCGTCCCCCTCACGGAGCTGGACGCCCAGGACAGCTACAGCTTCGAGCTAGCCAAGATCACCATCGGCGCGCAGGACGGCGTGGCGATGCGCGCCAAGTACGAGCGCTGCGTCGAGGGGATGCGGTTCGAGTTCGACACCGACTGA
- a CDS encoding CocE/NonD family hydrolase: MQVVEELPYAVQEDEHFWIPMSDGVRLAGRSWRPAEADTGPVPAVLEYIPYRRRDLTSVRDSMHHPYIAGHGYACVRVDLRGTGDSEGVLTDEYLEREQRDAEEVLAWLAEQPWCDGRTAMLGLSWGGFAALQVAARRPPSLGAIAINCFTDDRYADDMHYMGGCLLSDNLAEAGTMFAYSTCPPDPATVGDRWRDMWLERLDAVDPWILNWLRHQRRDDYWRHASVCEDYSSVRCPVLAASGWADGYSNAVLRLLEHLDVPRRGLVGPWSHRYPYLGRPGPAIGYLQEVVRWFDHWLKGEDNGAGEGPALWAWMQESVPPATAYEDRPGRWVREESWPSDRVERTVYPLSRYRINAPKDEAGTDSLTVSSPLTVGQFAGKWASYNAPPDLPYDQREEDGGSLVFDSDVLSEDVEILGSAAAELDVSVTEPVAMVAARLCDVAPDGSATRVTFGLLNLTHRESHDHPEPLTPGERYRVTVTLNGVAQVFPAGHRIRLSLSTSYWPLAWPPPRKFLMTVHPEGSNLTLPVRPVSANEDPAPHPFGEAEAAPEIAHERREPPEHRWTVHRDLVDTRSSLEIVKDGGIMHFEGVDLDVGRRAYEDYDSVAAEFTSPRGRSSWTMRFARGEWRTRTETHASLQCTEEEFRVYATLDAYEGDERIFSREWSEAVPRDLM, translated from the coding sequence ATGCAGGTGGTGGAGGAACTGCCCTACGCCGTCCAGGAGGACGAGCACTTCTGGATCCCGATGTCGGACGGGGTCCGCCTGGCCGGCCGCTCGTGGCGGCCGGCGGAGGCCGACACCGGTCCGGTTCCGGCGGTCCTGGAGTACATCCCCTACCGCAGACGGGACCTGACGTCGGTCCGCGACTCGATGCACCACCCCTACATCGCCGGGCACGGGTACGCCTGTGTGCGCGTGGACCTGCGCGGCACCGGCGATTCGGAGGGCGTGCTCACCGACGAGTACCTCGAACGCGAGCAGCGGGACGCCGAGGAGGTGCTGGCCTGGCTGGCGGAACAGCCCTGGTGTGACGGCCGGACCGCCATGCTCGGCCTGTCCTGGGGCGGCTTCGCCGCGTTGCAGGTGGCGGCCCGGCGCCCGCCCAGCCTCGGCGCGATCGCGATCAACTGCTTCACCGACGACCGCTACGCCGACGACATGCACTACATGGGCGGCTGCCTGCTCTCGGACAACCTCGCCGAGGCGGGCACCATGTTCGCCTACTCCACCTGCCCACCCGACCCGGCGACCGTCGGCGACCGGTGGCGGGACATGTGGCTGGAGCGCCTGGACGCCGTGGACCCGTGGATCCTGAACTGGCTCCGCCACCAGCGGCGCGACGACTACTGGCGGCACGCCTCGGTGTGCGAGGACTACTCGTCCGTGCGCTGTCCCGTGCTGGCGGCCAGCGGCTGGGCCGACGGGTACTCCAACGCCGTCCTGCGCCTGTTGGAGCACCTGGACGTGCCCCGCCGGGGGCTGGTCGGCCCCTGGTCGCACCGCTACCCGTACCTGGGGCGCCCCGGGCCGGCCATCGGCTACCTGCAGGAGGTCGTGCGCTGGTTCGACCACTGGCTCAAGGGCGAGGACAACGGTGCCGGCGAGGGGCCCGCGCTGTGGGCCTGGATGCAGGAGAGCGTCCCGCCCGCGACCGCCTACGAGGACCGCCCCGGCCGGTGGGTCCGCGAGGAGTCCTGGCCCTCGGACCGCGTCGAACGCACCGTTTACCCCCTGTCCCGGTACCGGATCAACGCTCCGAAGGACGAGGCCGGGACCGACTCCCTCACGGTGAGCTCCCCCCTGACCGTGGGCCAGTTCGCGGGCAAGTGGGCGTCCTACAACGCGCCGCCGGACCTGCCCTACGACCAGCGGGAGGAGGACGGCGGCTCCCTGGTCTTCGACTCCGACGTCCTGTCCGAGGACGTCGAGATCCTGGGTTCGGCCGCGGCCGAACTGGACGTCAGCGTCACCGAGCCGGTGGCCATGGTCGCGGCCAGGCTGTGCGACGTCGCGCCCGACGGCAGCGCCACCCGGGTGACCTTCGGGCTGCTCAACCTCACCCACCGGGAGAGCCACGACCACCCCGAGCCGCTCACACCGGGCGAGCGGTACCGGGTGACGGTCACCCTCAACGGTGTCGCGCAGGTCTTCCCCGCCGGCCACCGGATCCGGCTCTCGCTGTCCACCTCGTACTGGCCGCTGGCGTGGCCGCCGCCGCGCAAGTTCCTGATGACCGTGCACCCCGAGGGCAGCAACCTGACCCTGCCGGTACGCCCGGTGTCCGCGAACGAGGACCCCGCCCCGCACCCGTTCGGCGAGGCCGAGGCGGCGCCGGAGATCGCCCACGAGCGCAGGGAGCCGCCCGAGCACCGCTGGACCGTCCACCGGGACCTGGTCGACACCCGGTCGTCCCTGGAGATCGTCAAGGACGGCGGGATCATGCACTTCGAGGGCGTCGACCTGGACGTCGGGCGGCGCGCCTACGAGGACTACGACTCCGTCGCCGCGGAGTTCACGTCGCCGCGCGGGCGGTCGTCGTGGACGATGCGCTTCGCCCGCGGCGAGTGGCGCACGCGCACCGAGACGCACGCGTCGCTGCAGTGCACCGAGGAGGAGTTCCGCGTCTACGCGACCCTGGACGCCTACGAGGGCGACGAGCGGATCTTCTCCCGCGAGTGGTCCGAGGCCGTGCCGCGCGACCTGATGTGA
- a CDS encoding four-helix bundle copper-binding protein: protein MSITEQMLETYPGSMTGVDRARLRACIDACAACAEACDACADACLSERSVADLTVCVRTNLDCAEVCEATRRVLTRQTGSDARVLRAVLEACAKVCAVCRAECEQHADQHSHCRICARECQICEQACRDLMSTL, encoded by the coding sequence ATGAGCATCACCGAGCAGATGCTGGAGACCTACCCCGGATCGATGACCGGGGTCGACCGGGCCCGCCTGCGGGCCTGCATCGACGCCTGCGCGGCGTGCGCCGAGGCCTGTGACGCGTGCGCGGACGCGTGCCTGAGCGAGCGGTCCGTGGCGGACCTGACCGTGTGCGTGCGCACCAACCTCGACTGCGCGGAGGTGTGCGAGGCCACCAGGCGCGTGCTGACCCGGCAGACCGGGTCGGACGCCCGCGTGCTGCGCGCGGTCCTGGAGGCGTGCGCGAAGGTGTGCGCGGTCTGCCGGGCCGAGTGCGAGCAGCACGCCGACCAGCACTCGCACTGCCGGATCTGCGCCCGGGAGTGCCAGATCTGCGAGCAGGCCTGCCGCGACCTGATGTCGACCCTGTAG
- the mgrA gene encoding L-glyceraldehyde 3-phosphate reductase: MSYVAAPTRYDTMPYRRCGRSGLRLPALSLGLWHNFGDDRGIEVQRSVLLRAFDLGVTHFDLANNYGPPAGAAEVNFGRVFAGDLRRYRDEIVVSTKAGYHMWPGPYGEWGSRKGMLASLDQSLGRTGLEYVDVFYSHRPDPDTPLEETMGALDTAVRQGKALYAGVSNYSPEQTREAARILRGLGTPLLIHQPSYSMFNRWVEDGLLDALDEVGAGSIAYSPLSQGLLTDRYLDGVPEGSRAAGSSPFLTADRLTPAVMGRIRALNAIAGRRGQTLAQMALAWVLRGGRVTSAVIGASSVAQLEDSVAAVGHLDFTDEELAEIDRHARAD, translated from the coding sequence GTGAGCTACGTCGCCGCACCGACCCGCTACGACACCATGCCCTACCGCCGCTGCGGACGGAGCGGGCTGCGCCTGCCCGCGCTGTCCCTCGGCCTGTGGCACAACTTCGGCGACGACCGGGGGATCGAGGTCCAGCGCTCGGTCCTGCTGCGGGCGTTCGACCTCGGAGTGACCCACTTCGACCTGGCCAACAACTACGGCCCGCCGGCCGGCGCGGCCGAGGTGAACTTCGGCCGCGTGTTCGCCGGCGACCTGCGCCGCTACCGCGACGAGATCGTCGTCTCGACCAAGGCCGGGTACCACATGTGGCCCGGCCCGTACGGCGAGTGGGGCTCGCGCAAGGGCATGCTGGCCAGCCTGGACCAGAGCCTGGGGCGGACGGGCCTGGAGTACGTGGACGTGTTCTACAGCCACCGGCCGGACCCGGACACGCCCCTGGAGGAGACCATGGGCGCGCTGGACACGGCGGTACGCCAGGGCAAGGCCCTGTACGCGGGCGTGTCGAACTACTCCCCCGAGCAGACCCGGGAGGCGGCGCGGATCCTGCGCGGGCTGGGTACGCCGCTGCTCATCCACCAGCCCTCGTACTCGATGTTCAACCGGTGGGTGGAGGACGGCCTGCTCGACGCCCTGGACGAGGTGGGCGCGGGCTCCATCGCCTACTCGCCGCTGTCCCAGGGACTGCTCACCGACCGCTACCTCGACGGGGTGCCCGAGGGTTCACGGGCCGCGGGGTCGAGCCCGTTCCTGACCGCCGACCGCCTCACCCCGGCCGTGATGGGGCGGATCCGCGCGCTGAACGCCATCGCCGGGCGCCGCGGCCAGACCCTCGCCCAGATGGCGCTGGCCTGGGTACTGCGCGGCGGCCGGGTGACCTCGGCGGTGATCGGCGCGAGCAGCGTCGCCCAGCTGGAGGACAGCGTGGCGGCCGTCGGGCACCTGGACTTCACCGACGAGGAGCTCGCCGAGATCGACCGCCACGCCCGCGCCGACTGA
- a CDS encoding PPOX class F420-dependent oxidoreductase, whose translation MSPSIATNTRVDLDGLLDFVRPRHRALLITRRADGDPQASPVVCGVDAQGRIVVSTYPERAKTRNAARDGRASVVVLSDDFDGPWVQVDGDAEVLDGEAAVEPLVEYFRVISGEHPDWDEYRAAMRRQGKALVRVTPRRWGPVATGGFPADRV comes from the coding sequence ATGAGCCCTTCGATCGCCACCAACACCCGGGTCGACCTCGACGGCCTGCTGGACTTCGTGCGCCCCCGCCACCGCGCCCTGCTCATCACCCGGCGGGCCGACGGCGACCCGCAGGCCTCACCGGTCGTGTGCGGGGTCGACGCCCAGGGACGGATCGTCGTGTCCACCTACCCCGAGCGCGCCAAGACCCGCAACGCCGCACGCGACGGCCGGGCGAGCGTGGTCGTCCTCTCCGACGACTTCGACGGCCCCTGGGTGCAGGTCGACGGCGACGCCGAGGTCCTGGACGGCGAGGCGGCGGTGGAGCCGCTGGTCGAGTACTTCCGGGTGATCTCCGGCGAGCACCCCGACTGGGACGAGTACCGCGCTGCCATGCGCCGCCAGGGCAAGGCCCTGGTGCGCGTCACGCCCCGGCGCTGGGGACCGGTCGCCACCGGCGGCTTCCCCGCCGACCGGGTCTAG
- a CDS encoding peptidase inhibitor family I36 protein, giving the protein MVEAQATYIYLYEHDDYKGGFYRTSGNDSNLSNNCWSGSGCRGVNDNASSMKNQSSPASFYKDSGYRGPSYYAQANSSDKDLTNNGFDNNISSIYIW; this is encoded by the coding sequence ATGGTCGAGGCGCAGGCCACGTACATCTACCTCTACGAGCACGACGACTACAAGGGCGGGTTCTACCGCACCTCCGGGAACGACAGCAACCTGTCCAACAACTGCTGGAGCGGTTCGGGCTGCCGCGGGGTCAACGACAACGCCAGTTCCATGAAGAACCAGTCCAGCCCCGCGTCCTTCTACAAGGACTCGGGCTATCGCGGACCGTCCTACTACGCCCAGGCGAATTCGTCCGACAAGGACCTGACCAACAACGGGTTCGACAACAACATCAGCTCGATCTACATCTGGTGA
- a CDS encoding sigma-70 family RNA polymerase sigma factor: MTVMVDHGADQDFAELADPYRRELYAHCYRMLGSVHDAEDLVQETYLRAWRAYDRFEGRSSLRTWLHRIATTACLTALEQRGRRPLPTGLGGPAEPEGRLGERPELPWLEPVPDALVGADGDPGTVVAARESVRLALVAALQYLQPRQRAVLVLRDVLRFSAAEVADILGVSVPAVNSLLQRARAQLARSAPAEDRVELPRAEQKQVLDRYVAAFENYDISGITSMFTADAVWEMPPYTSWVRGAEHIGRLIRSNCPARGPGDMRMLPAAANGQPAFGLYMRGADGVHRAFHLQVLDLTGSGVAHVAAFFDVSLFPSFGLPAALETVSG; this comes from the coding sequence GTGACGGTCATGGTGGACCACGGAGCGGACCAGGACTTCGCCGAGCTCGCCGACCCCTACCGGCGGGAGCTGTACGCGCACTGCTACCGGATGCTCGGCTCGGTACACGACGCCGAGGACCTGGTGCAGGAGACCTATCTGCGCGCCTGGCGGGCCTACGACCGCTTCGAGGGGCGGTCCAGCCTGCGCACCTGGCTGCACCGCATCGCCACCACGGCCTGTCTCACCGCCCTGGAGCAGCGCGGGCGGCGCCCGCTGCCCACCGGGCTCGGCGGTCCCGCCGAGCCCGAGGGGCGGCTCGGCGAGCGCCCCGAGCTGCCCTGGCTGGAACCGGTGCCCGACGCCCTGGTCGGCGCGGACGGCGACCCCGGCACGGTGGTCGCCGCCCGAGAGAGCGTCCGGCTGGCCCTGGTGGCGGCACTGCAGTACCTGCAACCGCGCCAGCGGGCCGTCCTCGTCCTGCGGGACGTGCTGCGGTTCAGCGCCGCCGAGGTCGCCGACATCCTGGGCGTCTCCGTCCCGGCGGTCAACAGCCTGCTCCAGCGCGCCCGCGCGCAGCTGGCCAGGTCCGCCCCGGCGGAGGACCGGGTGGAGCTGCCCAGGGCCGAGCAGAAGCAGGTCCTGGACCGCTACGTCGCGGCGTTCGAGAACTACGACATCAGCGGGATCACGTCGATGTTCACCGCCGACGCCGTCTGGGAGATGCCGCCCTACACCTCGTGGGTGCGCGGCGCCGAGCACATCGGCCGCCTCATCCGGTCGAACTGCCCGGCCAGGGGGCCGGGGGACATGCGGATGCTCCCGGCCGCCGCCAACGGCCAGCCGGCCTTCGGGCTCTACATGCGCGGCGCGGACGGCGTCCACCGCGCCTTCCACCTCCAGGTCCTGGACCTGACCGGGAGCGGCGTGGCCCACGTGGCCGCGTTCTTCGACGTCTCGCTCTTCCCGAGCTTCGGCCTGCCCGCCGCTCTGGAGACGGTTTCCGGTTAG
- a CDS encoding VOC family protein codes for MVTATHVFGSFAVPDTAEARAFYAGTLGLEVGPVAGMEEQGLIEIDLGEGRSVLVYPKPDHVPAVFTVLNLVVDDVEAAVDELADAGVPTLRYEGFDQDARGIARGDGGPAVAWFADPFGNVCSVLQEA; via the coding sequence ATGGTCACCGCCACGCACGTGTTCGGGTCGTTCGCCGTCCCGGACACCGCCGAAGCCCGCGCGTTCTACGCCGGGACGCTCGGCCTCGAGGTCGGTCCGGTCGCCGGCATGGAGGAGCAGGGGCTGATCGAGATCGACCTCGGCGAGGGCCGGAGCGTCCTCGTCTACCCGAAGCCGGACCACGTCCCGGCCGTGTTCACCGTCCTCAACCTGGTCGTGGACGACGTCGAGGCCGCCGTCGACGAGCTCGCCGACGCGGGCGTGCCGACGCTGCGCTACGAGGGATTCGACCAGGACGCCAGGGGCATCGCCCGCGGCGACGGCGGACCCGCCGTCGCGTGGTTCGCCGACCCGTTCGGCAACGTGTGTTCTGTCCTACAGGAGGCGTAG
- a CDS encoding VOC family protein, whose product MLLATHDPARLHDWYAAVLDPQEDDDVDGYRVLRFGHFHLLIDHRSDVAARAAEPARAIINFDVGDARAVAERMDAAGTEWLAPLEDRDGSLFATALDPDGNYVQIIQLSEKHRAAMESGA is encoded by the coding sequence ATGCTGCTCGCCACCCACGACCCCGCCCGCCTGCACGACTGGTACGCCGCCGTACTGGACCCGCAGGAGGACGACGACGTGGACGGCTACCGGGTGCTGCGCTTCGGTCACTTCCACCTGCTCATCGACCACCGCTCCGACGTCGCCGCCAGGGCCGCCGAGCCCGCCAGGGCCATCATCAACTTCGACGTCGGCGACGCCCGCGCCGTGGCCGAGCGCATGGACGCCGCGGGCACGGAGTGGCTCGCGCCCCTGGAGGACCGGGACGGCAGCCTCTTCGCCACCGCCCTGGACCCCGACGGCAACTACGTCCAGATCATCCAGCTCAGCGAGAAGCACCGCGCCGCCATGGAGAGCGGCGCCTGA
- a CDS encoding NAD(P)-dependent alcohol dehydrogenase has protein sequence MRAVVFDNYGTFPSLAEVPRPRPGPGEVLLRVAGAGACHSDVSVYRHFEEGQPGAQKPPFVLGHENAGWVEELGQGVTHVDVGGAYLVYGPVGCGHCRKCARGQDTYCENVATMPYLAVGLGRNGGMADYMVAPAHHLVPLGDADPVLAAPLADAGLTPYHAVKQALPHLAGGGRHALVIGLGGLGQIAVQILTALTGATVIATDTKPDARARAERHGARTVAPGEHQAEEIRELTGGRGVDAAFDFVGVTPTISTAAATMAQGSRLTVVGIAGGTHEWSFFTSPYESYVTSTYWGTVEDLWEVVDMFRAGQIAPEVERYGMDDALEAYRKLEAGELSGRAVVVPNDS, from the coding sequence ATGCGCGCTGTGGTCTTCGACAACTACGGGACCTTTCCGTCGCTCGCCGAGGTGCCGAGGCCGCGTCCGGGCCCGGGCGAGGTCCTGCTCCGCGTCGCGGGCGCCGGCGCCTGCCACTCCGACGTCAGCGTCTACCGGCACTTCGAAGAGGGGCAGCCCGGCGCCCAGAAGCCGCCCTTCGTCCTGGGGCACGAGAACGCCGGGTGGGTCGAGGAGCTCGGCCAGGGGGTCACGCACGTCGATGTCGGCGGCGCCTACCTCGTCTACGGGCCGGTCGGCTGCGGGCACTGCCGCAAGTGCGCCCGGGGGCAGGACACCTACTGCGAGAACGTCGCCACGATGCCGTACCTGGCCGTGGGGCTGGGCCGCAACGGCGGGATGGCCGACTACATGGTCGCCCCCGCCCACCACCTCGTACCGCTGGGCGACGCCGACCCGGTGCTCGCCGCTCCGCTGGCCGACGCGGGGCTCACCCCGTACCACGCGGTCAAGCAGGCGCTGCCCCACCTGGCGGGCGGCGGGCGCCACGCCCTGGTGATCGGGCTGGGCGGGCTCGGGCAGATCGCCGTGCAGATCCTCACCGCCCTGACCGGCGCCACGGTCATCGCCACGGACACCAAGCCGGACGCGCGTGCGCGCGCGGAGCGCCACGGCGCCCGCACGGTCGCGCCCGGGGAGCACCAGGCCGAGGAGATCCGCGAACTCACCGGCGGGCGGGGCGTCGACGCCGCCTTCGACTTCGTGGGGGTCACGCCCACGATCTCGACGGCCGCCGCCACGATGGCGCAGGGCTCTCGGCTGACGGTCGTGGGCATCGCGGGCGGCACGCACGAGTGGTCGTTCTTCACCAGTCCCTACGAGTCCTACGTCACCAGCACGTACTGGGGGACGGTCGAGGACCTGTGGGAGGTCGTGGACATGTTCCGCGCCGGGCAGATCGCGCCGGAGGTCGAGCGCTACGGCATGGACGACGCCCTGGAGGCCTATCGCAAGCTGGAGGCGGGCGAACTGTCCGGACGCGCGGTGGTGGTACCGAACGACTCCTGA